DNA sequence from the Agromyces aureus genome:
TCGGCAACACCGGCATGAACGACGAGGACATGGAGTCCGCCCGCATCTGGGTCGCCGGCTTCATCGTGCGCGACCCCTCCCGAGTCGTCTCGAACTTCCGATCGCAGCGGAGCCTCGACGACGACCTCGCCTCGGCGGGCGTCGTCGGCATCAGCGGCATCGACACGCGCGCGCTGACCCGCCACCTGCGTTCGGCGGGTTCCATGCGCGCCGGCGTGTTCTCGGGCGAGGACTTCGCCCTCTCCCACGGCGAGCAGCTCGAGCTCGTGCAGACGGCCGCCGAGATGAGCGGCCGCAACCTCTCGGGCGACGTCTCGACGACCGAGGCGTACCAGCTCCCGGCGACCGGCGAGCGCGTCGGCACCGTCGCGGTGCTCGACCTCGGCGTCAAGACGTCCACGCTGAACTTCCTCGCCGAGCGCGGATTCGACGTCCACGTCGTGCCGCAGACCGTCACCGCCGAGGAGGTGCTCGCACTCGAGCCCGACGCGCTCTTCTTCTCGAACGGTCCCGGCGACCCCGCGGCATCCGACCGTCACGTCGAGATCCTGCGCAGCGCGCTGCGCGCCGGCGTGCCGTACTTCGGCATCTGCTTCGGCAACCAGCTCCTCGGCCGCGCACTCGGCTACGGCACGTACAAGCTGCCGTTCGGTCACCGCGGCATCAACCAGCCCGTGATCGACCGGGCCACCGGCCGAGTCGAGATCACCGCGCACAATCACGGCTTCGCCGTCGACGCCCCGATCGACCGCATCAGCGACTCGAGCGAGGGCTTCGGCCGGGTCGAGGTCAGCCACGTCGACCTCAACGACAACGTCGTCGAGGGCCTGAACTGCCTCGACATCCCCGCCTTCTCGGTGCAGTACCACCCGGAGTCCGCGGCCGGCCCGCGCGACGCCAACTATCTCTTCGACCGGTTCCGCGACATGGTCATCGCGAGCAAGGAGAACCAGGCCTGATGCCCAAGCGCGACGACATCAACAGCGTCCTCGTCATCGGATCCGGTCCGATCGTCATCGGACAGGCAGCCGAGTTCGACTACTCGGGCACCCAGGCGTGCCGAGTGCTCCGCGCCGAGGGGGTGCGCGTCATCCTCGTGAACCCGAACCCGGCCACGATCATGACCGATCCCGACTTCGCCGACGCGACGTACATCGAGCCGATCACGACCGAGATCATCGAGTCGATCATCATCAAGGAGCGGCCCGACGCCGTGCTGCCGACGCTCGGCGGCCAGACGGCGCTGAACGCGGCCATCGCCCTCGAAGAGGCCGGCATCCTCGCCAAGCACGGCGTCGAGCTCATCGGCGCGAAGGTCGAGGCCATCCGCAAGGGTGAAGACCGCCAGCTCTTCAAGGACCTCGTGATCGAGGCCGGCGCGGGCGTCGCCCGCTCGCACGTGGCCAAGACCCTCGACGATGCGAAGGTGTTCGCCGAAGATCTGGGCTACCCCCTCGTGGTGCGTCCCTCGTTCACCATGGGCGGCCTCGGCTCGGGCTTCGCGTACACCGAGGAGGACCTCGTGCGCATCGTCACGCAGGGCCTCCACGACTCGCCCACGACCGAGGTGCTCCTCGAGGAGTCGATCCTCGGCTGGAAGGAGTACGAGCTCGAGCTCATGCGCGACACGGCCGACAACACGGTCGTCGTCTGCTCCATCGAGAACGTCGACCCGGTCGGCGTGCACACCGGCGACTCCATCACCGTCGCACCCGCGCTGACGCTCACCGACCGCGAGTACCAGAACCTGCGCGACATCGGCATCGACATCATCCGTCGGGTCGGCGTCGACACCGGCGGCTGCAACATCCAGTTCGCGATCGACCCGGCCGACGGCCGCATCATCGTGATCGAGATGAACCCGCGCGTGTCGCGTTCGTCGGCGCTCGCGTCGAAGGCGACCGGATTCCCGATCGCGAAGATCGCGGCGAAGCTCGCCATCGGCTACCGGCTCGACGAGATTCCGAACGACATCACCAAGGTGACTCCGGCGAGCTTCGAGCCCACGCTCGACTACGTCGTCGTCAAGGTGCCCCGGTTCGCGTTCGAGAAGTTCCCGGCCGCCGACCCCACGCTCACGACCACCATGAAGTCGGTCGGCGAGGCCATGGCCATCGGCCGCAACTACGCGACCGCGCTGCAGAAGGCGCTCCGGTCGCTCGAGAAGCGCGGTTCGTCGTTCCACTGGGGCGAGGAGCTCCGCACCGTCGACGAGCTCCTCGAGGAGTCGAGCACGCCGACCGACGGCCGCATCGTGCTCGTGCAGCAGGCGCTCCGCAAGGGCGCCACGATCGAGCAGGCGTTCGACGCGACGAAGATCGACCCGTGGTTCCTCGACCAGATCGTGCTGATCAACGAGGTCGCCGACCAGGTCGCCGCCGCCGAGAACCTCGACACCGACCTGCTGCTGCTGGCGAAGGACCACGGGTTCTCCGACGCGCAGATCGGGCAGCTCCGCGGCTTCGGCGAGGCCGACGCGCGCGAGGTGCGCCACATCCTCGGCATCCGCCCGGTGTACAAGACGGTCGACACGTGCGCGGGGGAGTTCCCGGCGCTCACGCCCTACCACTACTCGAGCTACGACTTCGAGACCGAGGTCGCTCCATCCGACCGCCGCAAGGTCATCATCCTCGGCTCGGGCCCGAACCGCATCGGCCAGGGCGTCGAGTTCGACTACTCCTGCGTGCACGCCTCGTTCGCGCTGTCGGATGCCGGCTTCGAGACCGTCATGATCAACTGCAACCCCGAGACCGTCTCGACCGACTACGACACGAGCGACCGGCTCTACTTCGAGCCGCTCACGCTCGAGGACGTGCTCGAGGTCATCCACGCCGAGTCGCAGTCGGGCGAGCTCGTCGGCGTCGTCGTGCAGCTCGGCGGCCAGACCGCACTCGGTCTCGCCAAGGGTCTCGAGGCGGCCGGCGTGCCCATCCTCGGCACGACGCCCGACGCGATCGACCTCGCCGAGGAGCGCGGGCTGTTCGCCGGGATCCTCGAGACGGCCGGTCTGCTCGCGCCGCGCAACGGCACCGCGATCGAGCTCAACGGCGCCGTCCAGGTCGCCGAGGAGATCGGATACCCCGTCCTCGTGCGCCCGAGCTACGTGCTCGGCGGCCGCGGCATGGAGATCATCTACGACTCGCCCTCGCTCGCCGACTACTTCGCGCGCATCGAAGGTCAGGGCATCGTCGGCCCGACGCATCCGCTGCTCGTCGACCGCTTCCTCGACGACGCGATCGAGATCGACGTCGACGCACTGTACGACGGCACGGACCTCTACATCGGCGGCGTCATGGAGCACATCGAGGAGGCCGGCATCCACTCCGGCGACTCGAGCTGCACCCTGCCCCCTGTCACGCTCGGCCGCGCCGAGATCGACCGGGTGCGCGAGGCGACGCGTTCGATCGCCGAGGGCATCGGCGTGAAGGGCCTGCTCAACGTGCAGTTCGCGATCGGCGCCGGGGTGCTCTACGTGCTCGAGGCGAACCCGCGCGCGAGCCGCACCGTGCCGTTCGTCTCCAAGGCCCTCGGCATTCCGCTCGCGAAGGCCGCGTCGCGCATCATGGTCGGTGCGACGGTCGCGGAGCTCATCGCCGAGGGCATGCTGCCCGCGGTCGACGGCTCGCGCGTGCCGCTCGACGCGCCCGTCGCCGTCAAGGAGGCCGTGCTGCCCTTCCACCGCTTCCGCACCAAGGAAGGGCTCATCGTCGACTCGGTGCTCGGCCCCGAGATGCGCTCGACCGGCGAGGTCATGGGCATCGACCGCGACTTCCCGCGGGCGTTCGCGAAGAGCCAGCTCGCCGCGTACGGCGGCATGCCGACCGGCGGCACGGTCTTCGTGTCGGTCTCCGACCGCGACAAGCGCTCGATCATCCTGCCGATCCTGCGCCTGAAGCAGCTCGGCTTCGAGATCGCCGCGACCGAGGGCACGGCCGAGGTGCTTCGCCGCAACGGCATCGCCGCACGCGAGGTGCTGAAGTACAGCGAGAAGACCGACGGCGACGCCACCTCGGTGGTCGAGCTGATCCACCGCGGCGAGGTCGACGTCGTCGTGAACACGCCGAGCGGCCGCTCGGCGCGCGCCGACGGCTACGAGATCCGCGCTGCGGCCGTCTCGGCCGACGTGCCGCTGTTCACGACCATCGCGGAGCTCTCGGCGGCGGTCGCGTCCATCGACGAGGGCGGCCAGGCCTTCGAGGTGACGAGCCTGCAGGAGTACGCGATCCGTCGCGAGGCATCGGCATGAGCGAGCGCATCCCCTTCGGCGAACGCCTCGCCTCCGTCTTCGCCGCCTACGGCCGGCTGTGCGTCGGGCTCGACCCTCACGCCTCGCTCCTCGAGCGGTGGGGTCAGCCCGACTCGGCCGAGGGACTCCGCGAGTTCGGCCTGCGGGTCATCGAGGCCGCAGCGGATCGCGTCGGCATCCTGAAGCCCCAGATCGCGTTCTTCGAGCGCCACGGCGCCGCGGGCTACGCGGTGCTCGAGCGCCTGCTCGCCGAGGCGCGCGAAGCCGGCCTGCTGGTCATCGCCGACGTGAAGCGAGGCGACATCGGCACGACGGTCGAGGCGTACGGCGAGTCCTGGCTCCGCCCCGGCTCGAGCCTCGAAGCCGACGCCATGACGATCAGCGCGTACCAGGGTCTCGGTTCGATCGAGCAGGTCATGGTCGCGGCCGAGACCGCGGGCAAGGGGCTCTTCGTGCTCGCCGCGACCTCGAACCCCGAGGCCGCCGCGATCCAGCGCGCCGTGCTGCAGCAGTCGAGCCGGGCCGGTCACACCGTCGCCGCTGCGATCACGCAGGGCGTCATCGGCTGGAACCAGGGCCGACCGGATGCCGCATCGAACTCGTTCGGCTCCGTCGGCGTCGTGTTCGGCGCGACCACCGACCTGCGCGCGACCGGGATCCCGACCGATGTCGAACCGCCGAGACCCGGACTCGCGGTGCTCGCACCGGGCTTCGGACACCAGGGCGCGGAGCCCGGCGACCTGCGCGTGCGATTCGGCGGCTACGCCGCCGGCGTCATCGCGAACGAATCGCGGTCGCTGCTCTCCGCCGGACCCGACGGGCTCGCCGATGCGATCGCGCGCCGTGCCGACGAGTACGGAGCCGCCGGTGCCTGAGCAGAACACGAGAGCCACCCCGCCCGAGGTCGACCGCGTCGCCGCATCCCGCGCGGCGGTCGCGGCGAGGCGTGCCCGTGCGAGCGTGAAGGCCGAGATCGCCGCGGGCTCGCGGAGCCCGCTCGACGTGCTTCGCGTCGCCTTCGCCGAGGCGGAATCGGCCGAGGGCCGCCTCCGGGTGACCGAGTTCCTGACCTCGATCCCGGCGATCGGCGTCACGAAGTGCGCCAGGATCCTCGAGGAGCTCGAGATCTCGACGGCCAAGCGTCTGGGCGGCCTCGGCCGGCTCCAGCGTCGGCGCCTGCGGGAGTTCGTCGCCTCGTGGGTCGCCTCGCACGGCGGCACGGGCGATCGGCTCGTGGTGCTGGCCGGACCGACGGCCGTCGGCAAGGGCACGGTCGCGTCGTACATCCGCCGCCACCACCCCGACGTCAAGCTGTCGGTGTCGGCGACCACGCGCGCCCCGCGGCCGGGCGAGGTCGAGGGGGAGAGCTACTTCTTCGTCGACGACGCCGAGTTCGATCGCATGGTCGAGGCGGGCGAGCTGCTCGAGTGGGCCACCGTGCACAACGCGTACCGCTACGGCACGCCGCGCGGGCCCGTCGAGCAGGCGATCGCGGCGGGCGACAGCGTGCTGCTCGAGATCGACATCCAGGGTGCGCGGTCGGTTCGACGGGCCATGCCCGAGGCGACGCTCGTGTTCCTGCTCCCCCCGACCTGGGACGAACTGGTGCGCCGACTCGTCGGCCGCGGCACCGAGTCCCCGGCCGAGCAGCAGCGCCGACTCGAGACCGCGAAGGTCGAGCTCGCGGCGGTCGACGAGTTCGATCACCAGGTCGTCAATCACGACGTGCCCGAGGCCGCGCAAAAGGTCGTAGACTTGATGCGGCCCCGTTCAGGGCGGCGTTGAGCTGCCCGGGTCACGATTTTCCGGCGCACGCGAGGTGCGCATGTTCGTTTCGAAGGAGTATCTCCATGGCTGAGAAGCTGTCCGGCATCATCGACCCGCCCATCGACGACCTGCTGTCGAAGGTCGACTCGAAGTACCAGCTCGTGATCTTCGCGTCCAAGCGCGCGCGTCAGATCAACGACTACTACGCCGACCTCCACGAGGGCAGCCTGTTCGACAACGTCGGCCCGCTGGTCGACTCGTCGATCGACGACAAGCCCCTCTCGGTGGCGATGCACGAGATCAACGAAGACAAGCTGGTGCTCCGCCCCCTCGGCGAGTAAGCACGGCACGGATGTCGCGACTCAACATCGTCGTCGGCATCACGGGCGGCATCGCGGCGTACAAGGCGGTCGGCGTCGTCCGATCGCTCGTGCTCGCCGGGCATGACGTGCACGTGGTGCCGACCGCGGGCGCGCTGCGCTTCGTCGGTCGACCCACCCTCGAGGCGATCTCGCGCAACCCGGTTCACACCGACCTGTACGAGGGTGTCGCCGAGGTGCGGCACGTCGCCATCGGCCAGGCGGCCGATCTGATCGTGATCGCCCCGGCCACGGCCAACTCGATCGCGAAGCTCGCCGCGGGCCTCGCCGACGACCTGCTCGGCAACACGGTGCTCGCGAGCGAGGCACCGATCGTGATCGCCCCGGCGATGCACACCGAGATGTGGCTGAACCCCGCGACGGTCGCGAACGTCGCGACGCTCCGTGAGCGCGGGGTCACCGTGGTCGGCCCGGCGGTCGGTCAGCTCACCGGCAGCGACAGCGGCCCCGGCCGCATGGAGGAGCCCGACGTCATCGTCGCCGCCGCACTCGCGCGCGCCGAGGCATCCGCCCGCCGTGATCTCGCCGGGCGACGCGTGGTCGTCACGGCCGGCGGCACGCGCGAGCCGCTCGACCCCGTCCGGTTCCTCGGCAACCGGTCGAGCGGCAAGCAGGGCGTCGCGATCGCCGAGGCCGCGCGTGCCCGCGGCGCGCACGTGACGCTCGTCGCCGCGAACCTCGAGGTCGCCTCGCCCGGCGGCTGCGACCTCCGCGAGGTCTCGACCGCACTCGAACTGCAGGCCGCCGTGACCGAGGCTGCCGCCGGTGCCGACCTCGTCGTGATGGCGGCGGCCGTGGCCGACTACCGGCCCGCGGCGGTCAGCGAGTCCAAGATCAAGAAGCAACCCGGTGATGACGGGCTCACGCTCGAGCTCGTGCGCAACCCCGACATCCTCGCCGGGCTCGGCCATGCGCCGCACGACGGCACGCTCCTCGTGGGCTTCGCAGCAGAGACCGAGGCCGACGACGACCGGCTGCTGGCGCTCGGCGCCGGCAAGCTCGAGGCGAAGGGCGCCGACCTGCTCGTCGTCAATCGCGTCGGCTGGACCGAGGGGTTCGCCCGCGACGACAACCGCGTCGTCATCATCGGCAATGAGGGTGTGCTCGCACGGGCGGTCGGGAGCAAGATGTCGGTGGCGCACGAGATCCTCGATGTCGTCGCGCCTCGTCTGCGCGAGTTGCGGGCGCCCGGTTCGTCCGGGCTCCCTTCGCCCGCATCGGGCTGACCGCACGAGACTGCGGTCATGCCCGACGAGTCTTCACACCATCGACGAAAGTAGAACCGCGACCATGCCGCAGCTTCGCCTGTTCACCTCCGAGTCCGTCACCGAGGGGCACCCCGACAAGATCTGCGACCAGGTCTCGGACTCGATCCTCGATGCGCTGCTGACGGTCGACCCGCACAGCCGGGTTGCCGTCGAGACGTTGGTGACCACCGGCCTGGTGCACGTCGCGGGTGAGGTCACGACCTCCGGCTACGTCGAGATCCCGGCCATC
Encoded proteins:
- the carA gene encoding glutamine-hydrolyzing carbamoyl-phosphate synthase small subunit, which translates into the protein MTETTTRLHEPAVLVLEDGTRYEGRAYGARGRTLGEAVFATGMTGYQETLTDPSYAGQIVMMTAPHIGNTGMNDEDMESARIWVAGFIVRDPSRVVSNFRSQRSLDDDLASAGVVGISGIDTRALTRHLRSAGSMRAGVFSGEDFALSHGEQLELVQTAAEMSGRNLSGDVSTTEAYQLPATGERVGTVAVLDLGVKTSTLNFLAERGFDVHVVPQTVTAEEVLALEPDALFFSNGPGDPAASDRHVEILRSALRAGVPYFGICFGNQLLGRALGYGTYKLPFGHRGINQPVIDRATGRVEITAHNHGFAVDAPIDRISDSSEGFGRVEVSHVDLNDNVVEGLNCLDIPAFSVQYHPESAAGPRDANYLFDRFRDMVIASKENQA
- the carB gene encoding carbamoyl-phosphate synthase large subunit encodes the protein MPKRDDINSVLVIGSGPIVIGQAAEFDYSGTQACRVLRAEGVRVILVNPNPATIMTDPDFADATYIEPITTEIIESIIIKERPDAVLPTLGGQTALNAAIALEEAGILAKHGVELIGAKVEAIRKGEDRQLFKDLVIEAGAGVARSHVAKTLDDAKVFAEDLGYPLVVRPSFTMGGLGSGFAYTEEDLVRIVTQGLHDSPTTEVLLEESILGWKEYELELMRDTADNTVVVCSIENVDPVGVHTGDSITVAPALTLTDREYQNLRDIGIDIIRRVGVDTGGCNIQFAIDPADGRIIVIEMNPRVSRSSALASKATGFPIAKIAAKLAIGYRLDEIPNDITKVTPASFEPTLDYVVVKVPRFAFEKFPAADPTLTTTMKSVGEAMAIGRNYATALQKALRSLEKRGSSFHWGEELRTVDELLEESSTPTDGRIVLVQQALRKGATIEQAFDATKIDPWFLDQIVLINEVADQVAAAENLDTDLLLLAKDHGFSDAQIGQLRGFGEADAREVRHILGIRPVYKTVDTCAGEFPALTPYHYSSYDFETEVAPSDRRKVIILGSGPNRIGQGVEFDYSCVHASFALSDAGFETVMINCNPETVSTDYDTSDRLYFEPLTLEDVLEVIHAESQSGELVGVVVQLGGQTALGLAKGLEAAGVPILGTTPDAIDLAEERGLFAGILETAGLLAPRNGTAIELNGAVQVAEEIGYPVLVRPSYVLGGRGMEIIYDSPSLADYFARIEGQGIVGPTHPLLVDRFLDDAIEIDVDALYDGTDLYIGGVMEHIEEAGIHSGDSSCTLPPVTLGRAEIDRVREATRSIAEGIGVKGLLNVQFAIGAGVLYVLEANPRASRTVPFVSKALGIPLAKAASRIMVGATVAELIAEGMLPAVDGSRVPLDAPVAVKEAVLPFHRFRTKEGLIVDSVLGPEMRSTGEVMGIDRDFPRAFAKSQLAAYGGMPTGGTVFVSVSDRDKRSIILPILRLKQLGFEIAATEGTAEVLRRNGIAAREVLKYSEKTDGDATSVVELIHRGEVDVVVNTPSGRSARADGYEIRAAAVSADVPLFTTIAELSAAVASIDEGGQAFEVTSLQEYAIRREASA
- the gmk gene encoding guanylate kinase: MPEQNTRATPPEVDRVAASRAAVAARRARASVKAEIAAGSRSPLDVLRVAFAEAESAEGRLRVTEFLTSIPAIGVTKCARILEELEISTAKRLGGLGRLQRRRLREFVASWVASHGGTGDRLVVLAGPTAVGKGTVASYIRRHHPDVKLSVSATTRAPRPGEVEGESYFFVDDAEFDRMVEAGELLEWATVHNAYRYGTPRGPVEQAIAAGDSVLLEIDIQGARSVRRAMPEATLVFLLPPTWDELVRRLVGRGTESPAEQQRRLETAKVELAAVDEFDHQVVNHDVPEAAQKVVDLMRPRSGRR
- the pyrF gene encoding orotidine-5'-phosphate decarboxylase, which gives rise to MSERIPFGERLASVFAAYGRLCVGLDPHASLLERWGQPDSAEGLREFGLRVIEAAADRVGILKPQIAFFERHGAAGYAVLERLLAEAREAGLLVIADVKRGDIGTTVEAYGESWLRPGSSLEADAMTISAYQGLGSIEQVMVAAETAGKGLFVLAATSNPEAAAIQRAVLQQSSRAGHTVAAAITQGVIGWNQGRPDAASNSFGSVGVVFGATTDLRATGIPTDVEPPRPGLAVLAPGFGHQGAEPGDLRVRFGGYAAGVIANESRSLLSAGPDGLADAIARRADEYGAAGA
- the coaBC gene encoding bifunctional phosphopantothenoylcysteine decarboxylase/phosphopantothenate--cysteine ligase CoaBC; translated protein: MSRLNIVVGITGGIAAYKAVGVVRSLVLAGHDVHVVPTAGALRFVGRPTLEAISRNPVHTDLYEGVAEVRHVAIGQAADLIVIAPATANSIAKLAAGLADDLLGNTVLASEAPIVIAPAMHTEMWLNPATVANVATLRERGVTVVGPAVGQLTGSDSGPGRMEEPDVIVAAALARAEASARRDLAGRRVVVTAGGTREPLDPVRFLGNRSSGKQGVAIAEAARARGAHVTLVAANLEVASPGGCDLREVSTALELQAAVTEAAAGADLVVMAAAVADYRPAAVSESKIKKQPGDDGLTLELVRNPDILAGLGHAPHDGTLLVGFAAETEADDDRLLALGAGKLEAKGADLLVVNRVGWTEGFARDDNRVVIIGNEGVLARAVGSKMSVAHEILDVVAPRLRELRAPGSSGLPSPASG
- the rpoZ gene encoding DNA-directed RNA polymerase subunit omega is translated as MAEKLSGIIDPPIDDLLSKVDSKYQLVIFASKRARQINDYYADLHEGSLFDNVGPLVDSSIDDKPLSVAMHEINEDKLVLRPLGE